One Nicotiana sylvestris chromosome 12, ASM39365v2, whole genome shotgun sequence genomic window carries:
- the LOC104213863 gene encoding putative late blight resistance protein homolog R1A-3 yields MSEIRHLDIRWSIHMPNSLATESYNSIEEQPLFLNNLQTLVLCSSPYLAEILRRTPYLNKLTILDESRHPDCPAILDPLSLLQELETLTIEADLGSDLMILSRDIFPPNLKQLKLSYATLQWEDMVVLANLPNLEVLKAYSAFEGTNWKLNEDVVFQKLKYLRLQYGGLERWEATNDNFSMLEQLLLYGFRKLEEIPQSIGDIMILKLIQIERCSAAAVTSAKKIQQEQESWGNYGLQGVRVSKSPD; encoded by the exons ATGTCAGAGATAAGACATCTAGATATTAGATGGTCAATACATATGCCTAATTCTCTTGCGACAGAAAGTTATAATAGTATTGAAGAACAACCTTTGTTTCTCAATAACTTGCAAACACTTGTGCTATGTTCCTCTCCTTATTTGGCGGAAATCCTAAGAAGAACTCCCTATCTAAATAagctaacgattttagatgaatCTAGACACCCTGACTGTCCTGCTATTCTTGATCCTCTCAGTCTTCTACAGGAGTTGGAGACACTAACTATAGAAGCAGATTTAGGCAGTGACCTGATGATTCTCTCTCGGGATATTTTCCCTCCTAATCTCAAGCAATTGAAATTGTCGTATGCTACTTTACAATGGGAAGATATGGTTGTGCTGGCTAATTTACCCAATCTTGAGGTGCTCAAAGCATATTCTGCATTCGAGGGAACAAATTGGAAACTAAATGAAGATGTTGTATTTCAAAAACTAAAATATCTACGACTTCAGTACGGAGGTCTGGAAAGGTGGGAAGCAACTAATGATAATTTTTCGATGCTTGAGCAACTACTCCTGTATGGGTTCCGGAAGCTGGAGGAGATTCCTCAGAGCATTGGAGATATAATGATACTAAAATTGATCCAAATAGAACGTTGCAGCGCTGCAGCAGTCACTAGTGCAAAGAAAATTCAGCAAGAGCAAGAAAGCTGGGGAAATTATGGGCTTCAA GGTGTCCGAGTCTCTAAGAGCCCCGACTAA